Proteins from a single region of Streptococcus oralis:
- a CDS encoding aminoacyl-tRNA deacylase, which translates to MAKKVKIKKTLVEQILTKAGVDHTGIQINALEGELPPEYDRTHIFKTLALLGDKTGPIIGIVPITEHLAEKKLAKVSGNKKVSMIPQKDLEKTTGYIHGANNPVGIRQKHNYPIFIDQTALDLDQMIVSAGEVGHSIIIRPQDLADFVKADFADILEEIN; encoded by the coding sequence ATGGCAAAGAAAGTTAAGATTAAAAAAACCTTGGTCGAACAAATCTTGACCAAGGCGGGTGTTGACCATACTGGTATTCAAATCAACGCGCTTGAGGGTGAACTTCCTCCGGAATATGATCGAACTCATATCTTTAAAACCTTGGCTCTATTAGGGGACAAAACAGGGCCAATCATCGGAATCGTTCCCATAACAGAACACCTCGCTGAGAAAAAACTAGCAAAGGTTTCTGGTAATAAAAAAGTGAGCATGATTCCTCAAAAAGACCTAGAAAAAACGACAGGCTATATTCATGGGGCTAATAACCCCGTCGGCATTCGCCAAAAACATAATTATCCTATTTTTATTGATCAGACTGCTTTGGATTTAGACCAAATGATTGTCTCTGCTGGAGAAGTCGGGCACAGTATCATCATCCGACCTCAAGACTTAGCCGACTTTGTAAAAGCGGATTTTGCTGATATCTTGGAGGAAATCAACTGA
- a CDS encoding amino acid ABC transporter ATP-binding protein yields MLELRNINKAFAGKQILTNFSLSIPEKQILAIVGPSGGGKTTLLRMLAGLETIDSGEIYYNGESLAIDELEKRNLLGFVFQDFQLFPHLSVLDNLTLSPIKTMSMEKEVAEKKARGLLEQLGLAGHADAFPFSLSGGQKQRVALARAMMINPEIIGYDEPTSALDPELRLEVEKLILQNKEHGMTQIVVTHDLQFAENIADQILKVDPK; encoded by the coding sequence ATGTTAGAATTACGAAACATCAACAAAGCCTTTGCTGGCAAACAAATCTTAACCAACTTTAGCCTATCTATTCCTGAAAAGCAAATCCTTGCAATCGTAGGTCCATCAGGAGGAGGCAAGACAACCCTATTACGTATGCTAGCTGGACTGGAAACCATCGATTCAGGGGAAATCTACTATAACGGCGAATCGCTAGCTATAGACGAACTAGAAAAGCGCAATCTTCTGGGATTTGTTTTCCAAGATTTTCAACTCTTTCCGCATTTGTCAGTTCTAGATAACTTAACTCTGTCGCCTATAAAAACCATGAGCATGGAGAAGGAAGTTGCTGAGAAGAAGGCGCGTGGTTTGTTAGAACAACTTGGGTTAGCAGGGCATGCAGATGCCTTTCCATTCTCACTTTCAGGTGGGCAAAAACAACGGGTGGCCTTAGCGCGTGCTATGATGATAAACCCAGAAATTATTGGATATGATGAGCCTACATCAGCCTTAGACCCAGAATTGCGATTAGAAGTAGAAAAACTTATCCTTCAAAATAAAGAGCATGGGATGACTCAGATTGTTGTGACCCACGATCTTCAGTTTGCAGAAAACATTGCTGATCAGATTCTTAAGGTTGATCCAAAGTAG
- a CDS encoding Spy0128 family protein, producing MKKINKKLSHAFMALLLVASVFIPVLRTSNVVKAAELPSSSYTLTTVPTINNNKLVDGAEYGEGKFYLQTTYKFDNSTTLKNGDFMVYKVPNEFKIESDSTTEIFGNDGVTKVAELTTNKSANTATVTVSNEDYFANLPEEKQISALFTVVWADNVELNKSYPIDIPGAGVYNLTRIVPDEDPTGFTKWGVQDKNDPNYINWYIRVNKYANPYEGVSIQDTIPEGQVLASEITGYYFTEWSKDEHHPLLNPSHIVVQDSNHFTITPNGNGDLTNQGLYVVYKTRITDPVDNTTKKAFNNVKITTSTENFDVEGFAPLTTTEGISSGSRSTEVSFEVSKQLKGKGLTAEEFSFQLLDPNGSVIETVKNDKDGKVKFKAVKFSTVGTYKYQIKEVNDQKPGFVYDDKTINAEVTVTDVYGEKFASVKYDNKVFVNSYSVKSATTSITAIKVLNGKTLEADKYEFALKEGDKLVATAKNAADGTVAFPAIEYTAAGTYTYTITEKDGGETGVTYDKNAYTVTVKVADNGQGQLVATVTGNNPTFTNTYAAETPGSSDNKPKQPEGTKELPNTGTSEMTMLFTVVGVVLAFGSILLFRFKKVK from the coding sequence GTGAAAAAGATTAATAAAAAACTTTCTCATGCATTCATGGCGCTATTGTTAGTAGCTTCAGTATTTATCCCAGTACTAAGAACTAGCAATGTGGTTAAAGCTGCTGAACTACCATCTAGTAGCTATACGCTAACGACAGTACCGACAATTAACAATAATAAGTTAGTTGACGGTGCAGAGTATGGTGAAGGGAAATTTTACCTTCAAACCACTTACAAGTTCGACAACTCAACAACGTTGAAGAATGGTGACTTTATGGTTTATAAAGTGCCAAATGAATTCAAAATTGAATCAGATTCAACTACAGAAATCTTTGGTAATGATGGAGTCACTAAGGTTGCTGAGTTAACGACAAATAAGTCTGCAAATACAGCGACTGTGACGGTAAGTAACGAAGATTATTTTGCTAACTTACCTGAAGAGAAACAAATTTCGGCATTATTTACTGTTGTATGGGCTGATAATGTTGAACTCAATAAATCATATCCAATCGACATTCCTGGAGCAGGAGTATACAATTTGACTCGTATTGTTCCAGATGAGGATCCAACAGGATTTACTAAATGGGGAGTTCAAGATAAGAACGATCCAAATTATATTAATTGGTATATTCGCGTAAACAAATATGCTAATCCTTATGAAGGTGTTTCGATTCAAGATACAATCCCTGAAGGGCAAGTATTAGCTAGTGAGATTACAGGTTACTACTTTACTGAATGGAGTAAGGATGAGCATCATCCTCTTTTGAATCCAAGTCACATTGTTGTTCAAGATTCTAATCACTTCACTATTACTCCAAATGGTAATGGTGATCTAACTAACCAAGGTTTGTATGTAGTTTATAAGACTCGTATCACCGATCCAGTTGATAATACAACAAAGAAAGCTTTCAATAACGTTAAAATTACGACTTCGACTGAAAACTTTGATGTAGAAGGTTTTGCACCATTAACCACAACTGAAGGTATTAGTTCTGGTTCACGTTCTACAGAAGTTTCATTTGAAGTTTCTAAGCAGTTAAAAGGAAAAGGCTTAACTGCTGAAGAATTTAGCTTCCAACTGCTTGATCCAAACGGATCAGTTATTGAAACTGTTAAGAACGATAAAGATGGCAAAGTGAAATTTAAAGCCGTTAAATTCTCTACAGTGGGTACTTATAAGTATCAGATCAAAGAAGTTAATGATCAAAAACCAGGTTTTGTTTACGATGATAAGACTATTAACGCTGAAGTTACTGTAACAGATGTTTATGGTGAGAAATTTGCAAGTGTTAAATATGACAATAAAGTTTTTGTAAATTCGTATTCTGTTAAATCTGCAACAACTTCAATTACTGCTATAAAAGTCCTAAATGGTAAAACTCTTGAGGCAGATAAATATGAATTTGCATTGAAAGAAGGCGACAAACTTGTAGCTACAGCTAAAAATGCTGCGGACGGAACAGTTGCTTTCCCAGCGATTGAATACACTGCTGCAGGAACTTACACATACACAATCACTGAAAAAGATGGTGGTGAAACTGGTGTAACTTATGATAAAAATGCTTATACAGTAACAGTAAAAGTTGCAGACAATGGTCAAGGTCAACTTGTAGCAACAGTTACAGGTAATAATCCAACCTTCACAAATACTTATGCTGCTGAGACTCCAGGATCTTCTGATAACAAACCTAAACAACCAGAAGGAACTAAAGAACTACCAAATACTGGTACATCTGAAATGACTATGCTGTTTACTGTTGTAGGAGTAGTACTTGCATTTGGTTCCATTCTCTTATTCCGTTTCAAAAAAGTTAAATAA
- a CDS encoding amino acid ABC transporter substrate-binding protein, whose amino-acid sequence MKRKKIALVLALFFSFFLTACTQKASDPNQDNWAKYQKQGSITIGFDNTFVPMGFEEKNGQYAGFDIDLAQAVSEKLGIQIKFQPIDWDMKETELQNGTIDAIWNGYTATNERKEKVAFTIPYMENQQVLVSKKSQNIHSIQDMTDKVLGAQAGSSGYLNFEGQPELLKNRVKDQKANQYQSFNEALIDLKNDRIDALLIDRVYANYYLQSEGILNDYNVFSAGFESEAFAVGVRPADKTLLDALNQAFISLYQEGKFQEISQKWFGEDVATSQVKNQE is encoded by the coding sequence ATGAAGAGAAAGAAAATTGCCCTTGTACTTGCTCTGTTCTTTAGCTTCTTCCTGACGGCTTGTACTCAGAAGGCAAGTGATCCAAATCAGGATAATTGGGCCAAATATCAAAAGCAGGGTAGCATTACTATTGGCTTTGACAATACCTTTGTTCCCATGGGATTTGAGGAGAAGAATGGCCAGTATGCAGGTTTTGATATTGACCTAGCCCAAGCTGTTTCTGAGAAGCTAGGAATTCAGATTAAATTTCAACCCATCGACTGGGATATGAAAGAAACCGAACTACAAAATGGTACTATTGATGCCATCTGGAATGGCTATACAGCAACAAATGAACGGAAAGAGAAGGTTGCTTTTACCATTCCTTATATGGAAAATCAACAAGTTTTGGTCTCTAAAAAGTCTCAAAATATCCACTCAATTCAGGATATGACTGACAAAGTTTTAGGGGCCCAGGCAGGATCTTCTGGCTATTTGAATTTTGAAGGACAACCAGAACTACTCAAGAATCGAGTGAAAGATCAGAAGGCCAATCAATACCAAAGTTTCAATGAAGCCTTGATTGATTTGAAAAATGACCGGATTGATGCCTTGTTGATTGACCGGGTATATGCCAATTATTATCTCCAGTCTGAAGGAATATTAAATGACTACAATGTCTTTTCAGCTGGATTTGAAAGTGAAGCTTTTGCAGTGGGTGTTAGACCTGCTGATAAAACTTTGCTAGATGCTCTGAATCAAGCCTTTATCTCACTATACCAAGAAGGAAAATTCCAGGAAATCAGCCAGAAATGGTTTGGGGAAGATGTAGCCACCAGTCAAGTTAAAAATCAAGAATAA
- a CDS encoding histidine phosphatase family protein yields MKLYFVRHGRTVWNLEGRFQGASGDSPLLPESIDTLKQLGQYLKEIPFDTIYSSDLPRAVKSAEIIQSQLQAPCPLKSIPDLREWQLGKLEGLKIATLNAIYPQQIKAFRSNLAQFDTRMFEAESLYSTTQRTIRFIKSLKESPVKRVLIVGHGANLTASLRTLLGYKEAHLRKDGGLSNASLTVLETDDFETFTLEKWNDTSYQEK; encoded by the coding sequence ATGAAACTCTATTTTGTCCGTCATGGTCGGACTGTCTGGAATCTTGAAGGACGTTTTCAAGGTGCTAGCGGTGATTCTCCCCTTCTGCCAGAGTCCATTGACACACTAAAACAATTAGGGCAGTATCTTAAGGAAATTCCTTTTGATACGATTTATTCTAGTGATTTACCCAGAGCAGTTAAATCTGCTGAAATTATCCAAAGTCAACTCCAGGCCCCTTGTCCTTTAAAGAGCATTCCTGACCTACGTGAATGGCAACTTGGCAAACTAGAGGGATTAAAAATCGCTACGCTCAATGCCATCTACCCACAACAAATCAAGGCCTTTCGCTCTAATCTGGCTCAGTTTGATACGAGGATGTTTGAAGCCGAATCTCTCTACTCTACGACTCAGCGTACTATCCGATTTATCAAATCTCTGAAAGAAAGTCCGGTTAAAAGAGTTCTGATAGTCGGGCATGGAGCAAATCTCACTGCTAGCCTACGTACTCTCTTAGGCTATAAAGAAGCTCATCTCCGCAAAGATGGAGGCTTGTCCAATGCTAGTCTGACAGTTTTAGAGACCGATGATTTTGAAACCTTTACTCTAGAAAAATGGAATGACACTTCCTATCAAGAAAAATAA
- a CDS encoding AI-2E family transporter has protein sequence MEHKEKHFSLSWFFKWFLDNKAITVFLVTLLLGLNIFILSKISFIFLPVLDFLGVVMLPVILSGLLYYLLNPIVDWMEKRKINRVLAISIVFVIIGLFIIWGLAVAIPNLQRQVLNFAKNVPTYLEDADKVINDLVTKRLPDDFRPQLEQVLANVSSEATMWASKISSQAVNWVSAFISSVSQVIVAVIIVPFMLFYLLRDGKGLRDYLTKFIPNKLKEPVGQVLSDVNKQLSNYVRGQVTVAIIVAIMFIIFFKIIGLRYAVTLGITAGILNLVPYLGSFLAMLPALVLGLIAGPVMLLKVIIVFIVEQTIEGRFVSPLILGSQLNIHPINVLFVLLTSGSMFGIWGVLLGIPVYASAKVVISAIFNWYKKVSGLYEEEGEEIKSEQ, from the coding sequence ATGGAACATAAAGAGAAACATTTTAGCTTATCTTGGTTTTTTAAGTGGTTTTTAGATAATAAAGCCATCACTGTATTTTTAGTAACCTTGTTACTGGGACTAAATATTTTTATTCTAAGTAAGATTAGTTTTATCTTTTTACCAGTTTTGGATTTTCTAGGAGTTGTCATGTTGCCAGTTATTTTATCTGGTTTACTTTATTACCTCCTCAATCCAATTGTGGACTGGATGGAGAAGCGCAAGATCAATCGTGTCCTTGCCATTAGTATTGTTTTTGTTATTATTGGACTCTTTATCATTTGGGGGCTGGCAGTCGCAATTCCTAATCTGCAACGTCAAGTCTTAAATTTTGCGAAGAATGTGCCGACATACCTGGAAGATGCTGATAAGGTGATCAATGACCTTGTAACCAAACGCTTGCCAGATGATTTTAGACCACAGTTGGAGCAGGTTCTTGCAAATGTTTCTAGTGAGGCGACCATGTGGGCCAGCAAAATCTCTTCTCAAGCTGTTAACTGGGTTAGCGCCTTTATCAGTAGCGTTTCCCAGGTCATTGTTGCGGTTATTATCGTACCCTTCATGCTCTTTTATCTTTTGAGAGATGGGAAAGGCTTGCGAGATTACCTGACTAAATTCATCCCAAACAAGTTAAAAGAACCTGTCGGACAAGTTTTGTCAGATGTTAATAAGCAGTTATCAAACTACGTTAGAGGGCAGGTTACAGTTGCTATTATCGTGGCAATTATGTTTATTATCTTCTTTAAGATTATTGGTCTCAGATATGCTGTGACTCTTGGTATTACGGCTGGTATCCTCAATCTAGTCCCTTACCTGGGTAGTTTTCTAGCGATGTTGCCTGCTTTGGTTTTGGGCTTGATTGCAGGACCTGTCATGCTTTTGAAAGTGATTATTGTCTTTATTGTTGAACAAACGATTGAAGGTCGCTTCGTTTCTCCGCTTATTTTAGGTAGTCAGCTAAACATCCATCCTATCAATGTCCTCTTTGTTCTCCTAACTTCAGGTTCTATGTTTGGTATTTGGGGAGTCTTGCTGGGAATTCCTGTCTATGCTTCTGCCAAGGTTGTTATCTCAGCTATCTTTAACTGGTATAAAAAAGTTAGCGGTCTGTATGAAGAAGAAGGGGAGGAAATCAAGAGTGAACAATAG
- a CDS encoding tetratricopeptide repeat protein, with the protein MNNSQRMLQALDEQDLTKADQYFHKALETDSSEVLYELASYLEGIGFYPQAKEIYQNIVTEFPEVNLNLASIASEDGNVEEAFAYLEEIKPESDWYVSALALKADLYQLEGLTDVAREKLLEALNYSDDPLLVFGLAELDSELGNYQEAIQGYAQLDNRSIYEQTGVSTYQRIGYAYAQLGKFEAATEFLEKALELEYDEQTAFELASLYFDQEEYQKSVLYFKQIDTISPDFEGYEYGYSQALHKEHQVEEALRIAKQGLEKNPFETRLLLAASQFSYELHDTSGAEQFLLTAKEDAEDTEEIFLRLATIYMEQERFEDIIALQNQEPENLLTKWMIARSYQEIEDLDKAYELYQQLSSDLKDNPEFLEQYTYLLRELGYFEEAKVQAETYLKLVPDDVQMQELLETL; encoded by the coding sequence GTGAACAATAGTCAACGCATGCTTCAGGCTTTGGATGAACAGGATTTAACCAAGGCGGATCAATATTTTCACAAAGCCCTCGAAACAGATTCAAGTGAAGTTCTTTACGAACTAGCAAGCTATCTAGAGGGAATTGGCTTTTATCCTCAAGCAAAAGAAATTTACCAAAATATCGTTACAGAATTTCCAGAAGTGAATCTGAACTTAGCCAGCATTGCTAGCGAGGATGGCAATGTTGAAGAAGCCTTTGCTTACCTTGAGGAAATCAAACCTGAAAGTGACTGGTATGTATCGGCCTTGGCCTTGAAGGCTGACCTCTATCAGTTGGAAGGATTGACAGATGTAGCGCGTGAAAAGTTACTGGAAGCCTTAAATTACTCAGACGATCCCTTATTAGTTTTTGGTTTGGCTGAGTTGGATAGCGAGTTGGGAAATTATCAGGAAGCTATTCAGGGCTATGCTCAGTTAGACAATCGCTCTATCTATGAGCAAACGGGTGTCTCAACCTATCAGCGAATTGGCTACGCTTATGCCCAGTTAGGTAAGTTTGAAGCGGCAACTGAATTCTTAGAAAAAGCTTTAGAATTAGAATACGATGAGCAAACTGCCTTTGAACTAGCTAGTCTTTACTTTGACCAAGAAGAGTATCAAAAATCTGTTCTTTACTTTAAGCAGATTGATACCATTTCACCAGATTTTGAAGGATATGAATATGGCTACAGTCAAGCTTTGCATAAGGAACATCAGGTGGAAGAGGCCCTTCGTATTGCTAAACAAGGTTTGGAGAAAAATCCGTTTGAAACTCGGCTCTTGCTAGCTGCTTCACAGTTTTCGTATGAATTGCATGATACTAGTGGTGCTGAGCAGTTTCTTCTTACTGCCAAAGAAGATGCAGAGGATACAGAAGAAATATTCCTTCGCCTTGCAACCATTTATATGGAACAAGAGAGGTTTGAGGACATTATAGCTCTCCAAAATCAAGAACCTGAAAACCTCTTGACCAAGTGGATGATTGCACGTTCTTACCAGGAAATCGAGGATTTAGATAAGGCCTATGAACTCTATCAACAACTATCGTCTGATCTCAAGGATAATCCTGAGTTTCTGGAGCAGTATACTTATCTCCTGCGTGAATTGGGGTATTTTGAAGAAGCCAAAGTACAAGCTGAAACATATTTAAAACTCGTTCCAGATGATGTTCAAATGCAAGAACTCTTAGAGACACTTTAA
- a CDS encoding amino acid ABC transporter permease has translation MSYMFEILPSLLNGASMTLHVFALVLIFSIPLGIVVAFALQVRWKPLHYLIDLYIWVMRGTPLLLQLIFIYYVLPSIGIRLDRLPAAVIAFVLNYAAYFAEIFRGGIETIPKGQYEAAKVLKFSPFATVRYIILPQVTKIVLPSVFNEIMSLVKDTSLVYALGISDLILASRTAANRDASLVPMFLAGAIYLIMIGLVTIVAKKLEKKYSYYR, from the coding sequence ATGTCTTATATGTTTGAGATATTACCAAGTTTATTGAACGGTGCAAGTATGACTCTTCATGTCTTTGCTCTGGTCTTAATCTTTTCAATTCCTTTAGGTATTGTCGTTGCCTTTGCTTTACAAGTCCGCTGGAAACCCCTCCATTATCTGATTGACCTTTATATTTGGGTGATGCGAGGGACTCCCTTGCTCTTGCAATTAATCTTTATTTACTATGTTCTCCCTAGCATTGGGATACGTTTAGATCGTTTGCCTGCTGCTGTGATTGCTTTTGTATTGAACTATGCAGCCTACTTTGCTGAAATCTTTCGTGGTGGGATTGAAACCATTCCAAAAGGGCAGTATGAGGCTGCAAAAGTGTTAAAATTTAGCCCCTTTGCTACAGTTCGCTATATCATCCTTCCTCAAGTGACAAAGATTGTCTTACCGAGTGTTTTTAATGAAATTATGAGTTTGGTCAAGGATACTTCTTTGGTTTATGCCCTTGGGATCTCAGATTTGATTTTAGCTAGTCGAACAGCAGCCAATCGAGATGCCAGTCTTGTTCCTATGTTTTTAGCTGGAGCAATTTATTTGATTATGATTGGTCTTGTAACCATTGTAGCGAAAAAACTTGAGAAGAAGTACAGTTATTACAGATAG
- a CDS encoding DUF368 domain-containing protein — MFSWIARVIKGIVIALGFILPGISGGVLAAILGIYERMISFLAHPFKDFKANVLYFIPVAIGMLLGIGLFSYPIEYLLQNYQVYVLWNFAGAIIGTVPSLLKESTRESDRDKIDLVWFWTTFILSGLGLYALNFVVGSLSASFASFILAGALLALGVLVPGLSPSNLLLILGLYAPMLTGFKTFDLFGTFLPIGIGAGATLIIFSKLMDYALNNYHSRVYHFIIGIVLSSTLLILIPNAGNAESIQYSGLSIVGYVLIAFFFALGIWLGIWMSQLEDKYK; from the coding sequence ATGTTTTCATGGATTGCAAGAGTTATTAAAGGAATAGTCATCGCCTTAGGGTTTATCCTACCTGGAATTTCTGGTGGTGTTCTGGCAGCTATTTTGGGAATTTACGAGCGAATGATTTCTTTTCTGGCTCATCCCTTTAAGGATTTTAAAGCGAATGTCCTATACTTTATCCCAGTAGCAATTGGGATGTTGCTAGGCATTGGTTTGTTTTCTTATCCAATCGAGTATCTGCTACAAAATTACCAAGTCTATGTTTTATGGAATTTTGCTGGAGCTATCATCGGTACAGTGCCTAGCCTCCTTAAAGAATCTACTCGAGAATCTGATCGGGATAAGATTGACCTAGTCTGGTTCTGGACCACCTTTATCCTTTCAGGACTAGGGCTCTACGCGCTAAATTTTGTTGTCGGCTCTCTCAGCGCTAGTTTTGCTAGTTTCATCTTAGCGGGTGCTCTTTTAGCGCTTGGTGTCTTGGTGCCTGGTTTAAGTCCGTCAAATCTACTCTTGATTTTAGGACTGTACGCTCCAATGCTCACTGGTTTTAAAACCTTTGATTTATTTGGAACCTTCCTTCCAATCGGTATTGGTGCAGGTGCAACCCTCATCATTTTTTCAAAATTAATGGACTACGCCTTGAACAACTACCACTCCCGTGTTTATCACTTTATTATTGGGATTGTGCTATCAAGCACTCTCTTGATCTTGATTCCAAATGCTGGAAATGCTGAAAGTATCCAATACAGTGGACTTTCTATTGTGGGCTATGTTCTCATCGCCTTCTTCTTTGCACTTGGCATTTGGCTTGGTATCTGGATGAGTCAATTGGAGGATAAGTATAAATAA
- the lysS gene encoding lysine--tRNA ligase, with amino-acid sequence MSTEHMEELNDQQIVRREKMAALREQGIDPFGKRFERTANSQELKDKFAELDKEQLHELNETATIAGRLVTKRGKGKVGFAHLQDREGQIQIYVRKDAVGEENYEIFKKADLGDFLGVEGEVMRTDMGELSIKATHITHLSKALRPLPEKFHGLTDVETIYRKRYLDLISNRESFERFVTRSKIISEIRRYLDQKGFLEVETPVLHNEAGGAAARPFITHHNAQNIDMVLRIATELHLKRLIVGGMERVYEIGRIFRNEGMDATHNPEFTSIEVYQAYADFQDIMDLTEGIIQHAAKSVKGDGPVNYQGTEIKINEPFKRVHMVDAIKEITGVDFWQDMTFEEAKAIAAEKKVPVEKHYTEVGHIINAFFEEFVEETLIQPTFVYGHPVAVSPLAKKNPEDDRFTDRFELFIMTKEYGNAFTELNDPIDQLSRFQAQAKAKELGDDEATGIDYDYIEALEYGMPPTGGLGIGIDRLCMLLTDTTTIRDVLLFPTMK; translated from the coding sequence ATGTCTACAGAACATATGGAAGAACTAAATGACCAGCAGATCGTTCGCCGTGAAAAAATGGCTGCGCTCCGTGAACAAGGAATCGATCCCTTCGGAAAACGTTTTGAACGTACTGCTAACTCTCAAGAACTAAAAGACAAATTTGCAGAACTTGATAAAGAACAATTACATGAATTAAATGAAACTGCTACTATCGCTGGACGCTTAGTAACCAAACGTGGAAAAGGGAAAGTCGGCTTTGCCCATCTTCAAGACCGAGAAGGTCAAATCCAAATCTACGTTCGTAAAGATGCTGTTGGTGAAGAAAATTACGAAATCTTCAAAAAGGCTGACCTTGGTGACTTCCTTGGTGTCGAAGGAGAAGTCATGCGTACTGATATGGGAGAGCTCTCTATCAAGGCAACTCACATTACACACTTGTCTAAAGCACTTCGCCCACTTCCAGAGAAATTCCACGGTTTGACAGACGTTGAAACGATTTACCGTAAACGTTACCTTGACTTGATTTCTAACCGTGAAAGCTTTGAACGCTTTGTCACTCGTTCAAAAATCATCTCTGAAATCCGTCGTTATCTAGATCAAAAAGGCTTCCTTGAAGTGGAAACACCTGTCCTTCACAACGAAGCTGGTGGTGCTGCTGCTCGTCCATTTATCACTCATCACAATGCACAGAACATTGACATGGTGCTTCGTATCGCGACCGAGCTTCACTTGAAACGTCTTATCGTTGGTGGTATGGAACGTGTCTATGAAATTGGCCGTATCTTCCGTAACGAAGGAATGGACGCCACTCATAACCCTGAATTCACTTCTATCGAAGTTTACCAAGCTTATGCGGACTTCCAAGATATCATGGACTTGACGGAAGGTATTATCCAACACGCTGCTAAATCAGTTAAGGGTGATGGTCCAGTTAACTACCAAGGAACTGAAATCAAGATTAACGAACCATTTAAACGTGTTCACATGGTGGATGCTATCAAAGAAATTACTGGTGTAGATTTCTGGCAAGACATGACTTTCGAGGAAGCTAAAGCTATCGCTGCTGAGAAGAAAGTTCCAGTTGAAAAACATTACACTGAAGTTGGTCACATCATCAATGCCTTCTTTGAAGAATTTGTCGAAGAAACCTTAATCCAACCAACTTTTGTCTACGGACATCCAGTAGCTGTGTCTCCACTCGCTAAGAAAAATCCTGAAGACGACCGCTTTACTGACCGTTTTGAGCTCTTCATCATGACCAAAGAATACGGTAATGCCTTTACTGAGTTAAACGACCCAATCGACCAACTTAGCCGTTTCCAAGCCCAAGCCAAAGCTAAAGAACTTGGTGACGATGAAGCAACAGGTATCGATTACGACTACATTGAAGCTCTTGAATACGGTATGCCACCAACAGGTGGTTTGGGTATCGGTATCGACCGTCTCTGCATGCTCCTCACTGATACAACTACTATCCGTGATGTATTGCTCTTCCCAACAATGAAATAA